Genomic DNA from Brenneria izadpanahii:
GGGATAACGATGGTTGTTGCCGGGAATGCGAAGTATAGGCGGGGATGGCCCGATACTCTTCGCAGATACAGCGTCAATCAGGCACCGCAAGGTTGCCATCCCGGCCCATTCCCCAACCAGAATAACGCCTTCAATACCGGGCTTCCCCGTTAGCTTCCCTTGTTGCACCAGTTATTTTTAGGATTGATGCCGCCATTCGGCGAGGTATAGCCGAGACATCCCAGTATCGAGTCAAACAGCTCTTCGTGACGATGCGTTTTCCCTATTCGCTGTTGCGCCTTTAGCCGGTCGAAAGCATTCAGGTTATTGGCGTCCGCCAGGAATTTATCCGACGCCCACACCATCATCGGTGAGCGGAACTGCTCCGGCGGCGCCATTTCGCGCGGCGTACCGTGCAGATGGAAGTTTTCATCGATGGACTCGCCGTGATCGGAGGCGTAAAACACCAGCGCCTTCTTATCCCGCACCTGATTGATAACGTTGTCTATGAAACTGTCGGTGTACAACACGCTGTTATCAAAGGCATTAATCAACTGCTCGCGGGAACAGGATGCGTCTACCCCCATGCATTCCGGCTGGTAGCGGGCATAGCTGCGCGGGTAACGCATTGAATAGAGATAGTGAGACCCTTTGGTATGCAGCACAATCAAATGCTTGCCTTTCGGGTAGCGAGCCAGCGATTCCTTAACTTCGTCCACCAGCAGCATGTCATCCACGGACTTACCATCGTTATCCCTTTCCGATGCGATCATTTCACGGAAAGAATAGTTGTCCGCTTCAATGCTGTTATAAAACCAAACTTCACTTTGCATCGCAAAGAGCTCGGACGTGAACCCCAGTTCCTTTAGCACCGCAAAGATATTCTGTTCTTTCAGCGTCCGTTGCGGGTTATCTTCCGTCCCGCCTTCCCGTACAAACATGCAACGCATGGAAAGTTTGGTCGAGGTGTCGCAGGATTGCCCGCGAAAAGCCACCAGATTTTTTTCTTTCGACAGTTTTGGCGTGGTATCGCGGCCATACCCAAGCAGACCCATGTGATCCCAACGGGTGGTTTCGCCAATGATGAAAACCACATAAGTGTCATCAATCCCTTTTGGCGGAATATAGGTAAAATGTTTGCCGGGATCGAACAGGTTCTCCGCATCCTGATTTTCATCATATTTGGTGTAAGCGAACAGCCCCAGCGCAGACAGCCAGTTTGACGGCAGATAAGAGTGAGCGACCACCCCGCCGTAGCTCGGCAAATCAACGTTAGAAGACTTTTCAGAGATAGACTGGGTTTTATCCATATAGCGGATCGGAAACCAGACCAGGGCGACCACCGCCAGCAGCACAAGAACCGGCGTCAGGCGTTTCCCCGGCGATTTGAGTTGCTCAATCAACGTATGACGTAACGAGTTTTTCCAAATCAGCAGCAAAGGTAACGCGCTCACCACCACCATCCATAGAATAAAACGCATCCCTATAACTTCTTTAGAAAGATCGATGTCGGTTGTCATGACGGCGGCAATAATGCCGTAACCGATAACGACATTAAAAAATGTCATGTAATAACTGGCTGCGACAGAAATAAGCACCAGTAGCGATGCGACAACGCGATAAAAATAGCGCCCCCCCAGAGAGATA
This window encodes:
- the eptB gene encoding kdo(2)-lipid A phosphoethanolamine 7''-transferase encodes the protein MKLSPSVSQTKLSFILAVYIGFFLNLSVFHRRFDSFSLLAGTQVSKFIPMIIELAACILFTFFLMRIISLGGRYFYRVVASLLVLISVAASYYMTFFNVVIGYGIIAAVMTTDIDLSKEVIGMRFILWMVVVSALPLLLIWKNSLRHTLIEQLKSPGKRLTPVLVLLAVVALVWFPIRYMDKTQSISEKSSNVDLPSYGGVVAHSYLPSNWLSALGLFAYTKYDENQDAENLFDPGKHFTYIPPKGIDDTYVVFIIGETTRWDHMGLLGYGRDTTPKLSKEKNLVAFRGQSCDTSTKLSMRCMFVREGGTEDNPQRTLKEQNIFAVLKELGFTSELFAMQSEVWFYNSIEADNYSFREMIASERDNDGKSVDDMLLVDEVKESLARYPKGKHLIVLHTKGSHYLYSMRYPRSYARYQPECMGVDASCSREQLINAFDNSVLYTDSFIDNVINQVRDKKALVFYASDHGESIDENFHLHGTPREMAPPEQFRSPMMVWASDKFLADANNLNAFDRLKAQQRIGKTHRHEELFDSILGCLGYTSPNGGINPKNNWCNKGS